In Nostoc sp. UHCC 0926, a single genomic region encodes these proteins:
- the psbF gene encoding cytochrome b559 subunit beta → MTSSNNINQPVTYPIFTVRWLAVHTLGVPTVFFLGAIAAMQFIHR, encoded by the coding sequence ATGACTAGCAGCAATAACATCAATCAACCAGTTACCTACCCAATTTTTACTGTTAGATGGCTGGCAGTTCACACTTTAGGTGTGCCAACTGTATTCTTTTTAGGCGCGATCGCTGCAATGCAATTTATTCACCGTTAG
- a CDS encoding Npun_F5560 family protein — protein MSQSDTPNIQVLSTEVSQLRQELQLRDQLVQQLSQELFRLVKGNTSFMPQQPEVERDLAQLQGLQEQLQAVEQQVAFYQEQITTRDSEIYQLRQSVQELTDRTRMLEQVVQELPQIYRRKFEERMTPVREKVAMLQRENRQLQAELQSVSYRLALKTRNASHSGIDLPNFPRPASEQTNISTPQNA, from the coding sequence GTGAGCCAATCTGATACACCCAATATTCAAGTTCTCTCTACGGAAGTATCGCAGCTACGCCAAGAGTTGCAACTTCGCGATCAACTAGTGCAACAACTATCTCAAGAACTCTTCCGGCTAGTAAAGGGTAACACTAGTTTTATGCCCCAGCAGCCGGAGGTTGAGCGCGATCTGGCCCAGTTACAGGGTTTGCAAGAACAACTCCAAGCTGTGGAGCAGCAGGTGGCGTTCTACCAAGAGCAAATTACAACTCGTGACTCCGAAATTTACCAATTGCGACAGTCAGTTCAAGAACTCACTGATCGCACTCGGATGTTGGAGCAAGTAGTACAAGAGTTGCCTCAAATTTACCGTCGCAAGTTTGAGGAACGGATGACGCCAGTCAGAGAAAAAGTAGCAATGCTTCAACGGGAAAACCGCCAACTACAAGCAGAACTGCAAAGTGTGAGTTACCGTTTAGCACTCAAAACTCGCAATGCTAGTCACAGCGGCATTGATTTGCCAAATTTTCCCCGCCCAGCATCCGAACAAACTAACATTTCTACTCCCCAGAATGCCTAA
- the psaI gene encoding photosystem I reaction center subunit VIII, with protein sequence MAAYFLPSILASTSYLPSIFIPIIGWVLPGVVFAFLFLYIESDDISDI encoded by the coding sequence ATGGCAGCTTATTTTTTGCCTTCTATCTTGGCTAGTACTTCGTACTTGCCCTCTATCTTCATTCCCATAATTGGTTGGGTTTTACCAGGTGTGGTCTTCGCGTTTCTATTTTTATACATTGAAAGCGACGATATCAGCGATATTTAA
- a CDS encoding photosystem II reaction center protein L yields the protein MAERSPNPNNQPVELNRTSLYLGLLLVFVLGILFSSYFFN from the coding sequence ATGGCCGAAAGATCGCCCAATCCCAATAATCAGCCGGTTGAACTAAATCGGACTTCCCTATACCTGGGACTACTACTAGTTTTCGTTCTAGGGATTCTATTTTCCAGTTACTTCTTTAACTAA
- a CDS encoding STAS domain-containing protein, producing the protein MTLTQELQVILFKPQGSIDLEGGKALSQQMAGVVPQADQLWVIDLVEVNFMDSSGLVPLVKGLKAARQSGCRLVLCNVQAPVRLIFELTHLDSVFEIFHTYEDIFTAENNNLVLAR; encoded by the coding sequence ATGACTCTTACACAAGAACTTCAAGTGATTTTGTTTAAACCCCAAGGAAGCATAGATTTGGAAGGCGGTAAGGCTTTAAGTCAACAGATGGCTGGAGTAGTACCTCAAGCTGATCAACTCTGGGTTATCGACCTAGTAGAAGTTAATTTCATGGACAGTTCTGGGTTAGTCCCTTTAGTAAAAGGGTTGAAAGCTGCACGTCAGAGTGGTTGCCGCTTGGTTTTATGCAATGTGCAAGCTCCTGTACGGCTAATTTTTGAACTTACCCACCTAGATTCAGTGTTTGAAATTTTTCACACTTACGAAGACATTTTTACTGCCGAAAATAATAATCTGGTGCTAGCACGCTAA
- a CDS encoding fumarylacetoacetate hydrolase family protein, whose product MAQRYVRIQNQEGQIYYGILQLSLNVQVLDAPPWLEGQPTDLTLTPENYQILAPCAPSKIVAVGKNYADHAAEMGTPVPSEPLIFLKPPTSIIPSEREIKYPPQSQRVDYEGELALVIGDYAYECTPEVAQTKIWGYTIANDVTARDLQKQDGQWTRAKGFDTFCPLGPWIVRELNPGARLQTFVNDDANPVQSACINQMVFSPDVLVSYISQVMTLLPGDLVLTGTPEGVSPLHPGDRVRVEIEGIGRLENTVAVR is encoded by the coding sequence ATGGCGCAGCGCTATGTGCGAATTCAAAATCAAGAAGGACAAATTTACTATGGGATACTACAACTATCCCTGAATGTGCAGGTGCTAGATGCTCCGCCCTGGTTAGAAGGACAACCCACTGATTTAACTTTGACACCAGAAAATTACCAAATTCTGGCTCCCTGTGCTCCCTCAAAAATTGTGGCGGTGGGTAAGAATTATGCAGATCATGCAGCGGAAATGGGAACTCCAGTACCTTCTGAGCCACTAATCTTTCTCAAGCCACCTACGTCTATCATCCCATCTGAGAGGGAAATTAAGTATCCTCCTCAGTCACAAAGAGTTGACTACGAAGGAGAATTAGCATTAGTGATTGGCGATTACGCCTATGAATGTACACCAGAGGTAGCCCAAACCAAAATTTGGGGCTACACCATCGCCAATGACGTAACAGCGCGAGATTTACAAAAACAGGATGGTCAATGGACACGAGCCAAAGGTTTTGATACTTTCTGTCCCTTGGGTCCTTGGATTGTGCGGGAATTAAATCCAGGAGCGAGATTGCAGACTTTTGTGAATGACGACGCCAATCCAGTCCAATCTGCCTGTATCAATCAGATGGTCTTTTCCCCGGATGTTCTAGTTTCCTATATCAGTCAGGTTATGACGCTACTACCCGGTGATTTGGTGCTTACAGGTACGCCAGAGGGTGTAAGTCCATTGCATCCAGGCGATCGCGTCCGCGTAGAAATTGAAGGTATTGGTCGCCTGGAAAACACCGTAGCAGTCCGTTAA
- a CDS encoding DedA family protein has protein sequence MSLELISLENIQKVAHIYGYWAIFLGILLENLGIPLPGETVTLVGGFLAGSDELNFWLVLGDAIMGAVIGGTCGYWIGRVSGWPFLVKVGSILRISEVRLLTIKDQFSQNAAKAVFFGRFLALLRVFAAPLAGIAEMPFGKFFLYNLLGAVAWASLMVTLAFFAGKIVSLEQLVAWVGQFAIAALLILAALIVVPLWLESRQVKEVRSEE, from the coding sequence ATGTCTTTAGAGTTGATTTCACTAGAAAACATCCAGAAAGTCGCCCACATATACGGGTATTGGGCAATTTTTTTGGGAATTTTGCTAGAAAATTTAGGCATTCCTCTTCCTGGTGAAACCGTGACCTTAGTGGGCGGATTTCTAGCTGGCAGTGATGAACTAAATTTCTGGCTAGTTCTCGGTGACGCAATTATGGGTGCTGTCATTGGTGGCACTTGTGGTTATTGGATTGGTAGAGTTAGCGGTTGGCCTTTTCTGGTAAAAGTTGGTAGCATACTTCGGATTTCGGAAGTGCGGCTGCTGACTATTAAAGATCAATTTAGTCAAAATGCTGCTAAAGCAGTATTTTTTGGACGTTTTTTGGCGCTGTTGCGAGTTTTTGCTGCACCACTAGCTGGTATAGCCGAAATGCCCTTTGGAAAATTCTTTTTATACAACTTGTTAGGAGCAGTTGCTTGGGCTAGTTTGATGGTGACATTAGCTTTTTTTGCTGGCAAAATTGTCTCTTTAGAACAATTGGTTGCTTGGGTGGGTCAATTTGCGATCGCAGCGTTACTGATCCTCGCTGCCTTAATTGTTGTGCCCCTGTGGTTAGAGTCTCGCCAAGTTAAGGAAGTGAGGAGTGAGGAGTGA
- the rpsF gene encoding 30S ribosomal protein S6, which translates to MTTTYETMYILRPDLGDELIEQAITKYQNLLRDQGAEDIQIQNRGKRRLAYEIKKHRDGIYIQLNYTAPATAIAPFERAMRLSEEVIRYLTIKQEAEQEKPAKEEKPAKEEKPAKVAATV; encoded by the coding sequence ATGACTACAACTTACGAAACAATGTACATCCTTCGTCCTGACCTGGGAGACGAACTGATAGAGCAAGCAATTACTAAATATCAGAATTTGCTTCGCGACCAAGGTGCGGAGGATATCCAAATTCAAAATCGTGGTAAGCGTCGCCTCGCTTATGAAATCAAAAAACACCGTGATGGCATCTACATCCAGTTAAACTACACTGCACCTGCAACTGCGATCGCCCCCTTTGAACGCGCCATGCGTTTGAGTGAAGAAGTGATTCGCTATTTGACAATTAAGCAGGAAGCCGAACAAGAAAAACCCGCTAAAGAGGAAAAACCCGCTAAAGAGGAAAAACCCGCTAAAGTCGCTGCAACAGTCTAA
- a CDS encoding photosystem II reaction center protein J, with product MSGSGRIPLWVVATLAGLGIITVLGIFFYGAYAGLGSSI from the coding sequence GTGTCTGGAAGTGGGAGAATTCCCCTGTGGGTCGTCGCTACGCTCGCAGGTTTAGGTATAATTACAGTCCTGGGCATTTTCTTTTATGGTGCCTACGCCGGACTTGGTTCTTCGATTTAA
- a CDS encoding Tic20 family protein, with the protein MSWRGSTTVSDRIFASLPYLLPLIDGLVFGSFLLNQFPALKVLLLPLQPVLIIYGSLGQFGQIIVFFALFLLVVRNEKINHFIRFNTMQAILLDIVIFLCSILVGALGKVPGTGFAIETVANTIFLGIVAAVGYSVIQSLSGRYAEIPAISDAVYMQVR; encoded by the coding sequence ATGTCTTGGCGCGGGTCTACAACGGTTTCAGATCGGATTTTTGCTTCCTTGCCTTATTTGCTGCCCCTAATTGATGGTTTAGTTTTTGGCAGCTTTTTGTTGAATCAGTTTCCAGCACTAAAAGTCCTGCTTTTACCACTGCAACCAGTGTTAATAATTTACGGTAGTTTAGGACAATTTGGACAAATAATTGTGTTTTTTGCGTTGTTCCTATTGGTGGTAAGAAACGAAAAAATCAATCACTTCATTCGTTTCAACACAATGCAGGCAATTCTTCTGGACATAGTTATATTTTTGTGTTCCATACTGGTGGGAGCTTTAGGAAAGGTTCCTGGTACTGGCTTTGCAATAGAAACAGTAGCCAACACCATCTTTTTAGGGATAGTGGCAGCAGTTGGATATTCAGTCATCCAGTCGTTGAGCGGACGTTATGCGGAAATTCCGGCGATTTCCGATGCAGTGTATATGCAAGTACGTTAG
- the psbE gene encoding cytochrome b559 subunit alpha, giving the protein MSGTTGERPFSDIITSVRYWVIHSITIPALFIAGWLFVQTGLAYDAFGTPRPNEYFTPTRQEVPIVKNRFEAKKQVEQFIGK; this is encoded by the coding sequence ATGTCAGGTACCACTGGAGAACGTCCGTTTTCGGACATCATTACCAGCGTTCGTTACTGGGTAATTCATAGCATCACCATCCCGGCATTGTTTATTGCAGGTTGGCTATTTGTACAAACTGGGCTGGCTTATGATGCTTTTGGCACACCTCGTCCCAATGAGTATTTCACACCAACGCGGCAAGAAGTGCCAATTGTGAAGAACCGTTTTGAAGCTAAAAAACAAGTTGAACAATTTATTGGAAAGTAG